Proteins encoded within one genomic window of Microbacterium sp. LKL04:
- a CDS encoding SDR family oxidoreductase, translating into MSQPVPAASLTGKTALVTGSSRGIGADTARYLAQAGANVVINFRNKAPRAEKLATELRGLGVEVLTVGADLTDAASVSEMFAAIQERFGTLDILVLNASGGMEGGMAEDYALTLNRDAQVGALEAALPLIPAGGRVVFVTSHQAHFIHTTPTMPEYEPVARSKRAGEDALRARIPALTEKGVEFVVVSGDMIEGTITATLLKRANPGAIAERRESAGKLYNVSEFAAEVARAAVEPVPADHTRLIGDTASFGA; encoded by the coding sequence ATGTCGCAGCCCGTCCCCGCCGCATCCCTGACCGGTAAAACCGCCCTCGTCACCGGGTCGTCCCGGGGAATCGGCGCCGACACGGCGCGCTACCTCGCTCAGGCGGGTGCGAACGTTGTGATCAACTTCCGCAACAAGGCCCCCCGCGCGGAGAAGCTGGCCACGGAGCTGCGTGGACTCGGCGTCGAGGTCCTCACCGTCGGCGCAGACCTCACCGATGCGGCATCCGTGTCGGAGATGTTCGCGGCGATCCAGGAGCGTTTCGGCACGCTCGACATCCTCGTGCTGAACGCCTCCGGCGGCATGGAGGGCGGCATGGCCGAGGACTACGCCCTCACGCTGAACCGCGACGCCCAGGTCGGCGCGCTCGAGGCGGCTCTGCCGCTGATCCCGGCCGGTGGCCGGGTCGTCTTCGTCACGAGCCACCAAGCCCACTTCATCCACACGACGCCGACGATGCCGGAGTACGAGCCCGTCGCGCGGTCGAAGCGCGCCGGAGAGGACGCGCTGCGCGCTCGCATCCCCGCGCTGACCGAGAAGGGCGTCGAGTTCGTCGTCGTTTCGGGCGACATGATCGAGGGCACCATCACCGCGACGCTGCTGAAGCGTGCGAACCCCGGAGCCATCGCCGAGCGCCGCGAGAGCGCCGGCAAGCTCTACAACGTGTCGGAGTTCGCGGCCGAGGTCGCTCGCGCCGCGGTGGAGCCGGTCCCCGCCGACCACACCCGCCTCATCGGCGACACCGCCTCGTTCGGAGCGTGA
- a CDS encoding NfeD family protein, producing the protein MFPDLIQYLWIGWLVLAVLFVIIELLTLEFTFLMLASGTLIGGLGVNLAGGVWWLQILAAAAVSALLLFTIRPLLLRALHRSSQHIPTNVDALTGMSARVVSVFVDGDGSVKLDNGETWTARLADAAASVAPGQRVTVTAVRGATVVVAPEEGIPA; encoded by the coding sequence ATGTTCCCGGATCTCATCCAGTACCTGTGGATCGGATGGCTGGTGCTCGCGGTCCTCTTCGTCATCATCGAACTGCTGACTCTCGAGTTCACCTTCCTCATGCTCGCGTCGGGGACTCTGATCGGCGGCCTGGGGGTCAACCTCGCGGGAGGCGTCTGGTGGCTTCAGATCCTCGCCGCCGCGGCCGTGTCGGCCCTGCTCCTGTTCACGATCCGGCCGCTCCTCCTGCGCGCTCTCCACCGCTCCAGCCAGCACATCCCGACCAACGTCGACGCCCTCACGGGCATGTCCGCGCGGGTTGTCTCCGTCTTCGTGGACGGCGACGGCTCGGTCAAGCTCGACAACGGTGAGACCTGGACCGCACGGTTGGCGGATGCCGCGGCATCCGTCGCTCCCGGTCAGCGTGTCACCGTCACCGCCGTCCGCGGCGCCACCGTCGTGGTGGCACCCGAAGAAGGGATTCCCGCATGA
- a CDS encoding SPFH domain-containing protein, with the protein MILPARVDVGGFVGQIFVVVLLVVVAIFVVVVLFRAIRIIPQAYAGVVERLGRYQRTLSPGLNLLVPFIDRLLPLVDMREQVVSFPPQPVITEDNLVVSIDTVVYFQVTDARAATYEINNYLGAVEQLTTTTLRNVVGGLNLEEALTSRDNINTQLRVVLDEATGKWGIRVSRVELKAIDPPVSIQDSMEKQMRAERDRRAAILTAEGSKQSQILEAEGRRQAEILRAEGDKQAAVLRAEGEAEAIQFVFDAIHKGDPDEKLLAYQYLQMLPKISESSSNKLWIIPSEFTNALNSFSTAFGGTDKHAAKPAGGTTPSS; encoded by the coding sequence ATGATCCTCCCCGCCAGAGTCGACGTCGGCGGCTTCGTCGGCCAGATCTTCGTCGTCGTCCTTCTGGTCGTCGTCGCGATCTTCGTCGTCGTCGTCCTGTTTCGCGCCATCCGCATCATCCCGCAGGCCTACGCCGGCGTGGTCGAACGACTCGGTCGCTATCAGCGGACCCTCTCCCCCGGACTCAACCTCCTCGTCCCCTTCATCGACCGGTTGCTGCCGCTCGTCGACATGCGCGAGCAGGTCGTCTCCTTCCCGCCGCAGCCCGTGATCACCGAGGACAACCTCGTCGTCTCCATCGACACCGTCGTGTACTTCCAGGTCACCGACGCCCGCGCGGCCACGTACGAGATCAACAACTACCTGGGTGCCGTCGAGCAGCTCACGACGACCACCCTCCGCAACGTGGTCGGCGGTCTCAACTTGGAAGAGGCACTGACCAGTCGAGACAACATCAACACGCAACTGCGTGTCGTGCTCGACGAGGCGACGGGCAAGTGGGGCATCCGGGTGTCGCGCGTCGAGCTGAAGGCGATCGACCCGCCCGTCTCCATCCAGGACTCGATGGAGAAGCAGATGCGCGCGGAGCGCGACCGCCGCGCCGCGATCCTCACGGCGGAGGGCTCCAAGCAGTCGCAGATCCTCGAGGCGGAGGGTCGACGCCAGGCCGAGATCCTGCGGGCCGAAGGTGACAAGCAGGCCGCGGTGCTCCGCGCCGAGGGCGAGGCGGAGGCCATCCAGTTCGTCTTCGACGCCATCCACAAGGGCGACCCCGACGAGAAGCTCCTCGCCTACCAGTACCTGCAGATGTTGCCGAAGATCAGCGAGAGCTCCTCCAACAAGCTCTGGATCATCCCGAGCGAGTTCACGAATGCACTCAACTCGTTCAGCACCGCGTTCGGCGGCACGGACAAGCACGCCGCGAAGCCGGCAGGCGGGACGACCCCCTCGTCATGA
- a CDS encoding glycerophosphodiester phosphodiesterase family protein produces MNHPWFLGESTPRILAHRGFVPSDSENIAENSVAALAAGRSAGTVYLESDCHLTADGDVVLFHDDDLQRVAGDPRPVAHVRTRELVDIMSTRGGLALLPDVLRAFPDARFNLDVKADAAAQPVGALIARESHRVLLTSFSDQRREVALRAARDRGGDPATSAGSRTIAGVLAALAVRLPRLAARRLDGVQALQIPERHRGVRILSRRLLDVAHRAGAEVHVWTVNEPVDMRRLIDLGVTGIVTDRADLAVAERARVL; encoded by the coding sequence ATGAACCATCCGTGGTTCCTCGGTGAGTCGACCCCCCGCATCCTGGCTCACCGGGGATTCGTGCCGTCCGATTCCGAGAACATCGCCGAGAACTCGGTCGCGGCTCTCGCCGCCGGCCGGTCGGCGGGGACGGTGTATCTCGAGTCCGACTGCCATCTGACCGCGGACGGCGATGTCGTGCTCTTCCACGACGACGACCTCCAGCGGGTCGCAGGCGATCCTCGGCCGGTCGCCCACGTTCGCACACGCGAGCTCGTCGACATCATGTCTACGCGAGGCGGGCTGGCGCTCCTCCCCGATGTCCTGCGAGCCTTCCCCGATGCGCGCTTCAACCTCGACGTGAAAGCGGATGCCGCCGCTCAGCCTGTGGGCGCGCTGATCGCTCGCGAATCGCACCGAGTGCTGCTGACGAGCTTCTCCGACCAGCGGCGAGAGGTCGCCCTGCGAGCAGCCCGGGATCGCGGCGGCGACCCGGCGACCTCGGCCGGCTCGCGCACGATCGCGGGAGTCCTCGCGGCGCTCGCAGTCCGACTCCCCCGGCTCGCCGCGCGACGTCTCGACGGCGTGCAGGCCCTGCAGATCCCGGAACGCCACCGCGGCGTCAGGATCCTGTCGCGCCGCCTGCTGGATGTCGCTCACCGCGCCGGCGCGGAGGTGCACGTGTGGACGGTCAACGAGCCCGTCGACATGCGGCGCCTGATCGACCTGGGCGTCACCGGCATCGTCACCGACCGGGCGGATCTCGCTGTCGCAGAACGAGCGAGAGTCCTATAG
- a CDS encoding RNA polymerase-binding protein RbpA produces MADRSLRGMRLGASSLQSEEGVVFVERTNHTYVCTQCERETVLTFAADAEVPEAWECRTCGAEAVRRIGDTVAVVDHSGDKAARTHWDMLMERRTIPELEELLEERLALLRSRRGENSGKLSA; encoded by the coding sequence ATGGCAGATCGCAGCCTTCGCGGCATGCGTCTCGGCGCTTCGAGCCTACAGAGCGAAGAAGGCGTCGTGTTCGTAGAGCGCACCAACCACACCTACGTCTGCACGCAGTGCGAGCGGGAGACCGTTCTGACCTTCGCTGCAGACGCTGAGGTTCCCGAGGCCTGGGAATGCCGGACCTGCGGAGCCGAGGCAGTCCGCCGTATCGGCGACACCGTCGCCGTCGTGGATCACTCCGGTGACAAGGCCGCTCGCACCCACTGGGACATGCTCATGGAGCGTCGCACCATCCCCGAGCTCGAAGAGCTGCTCGAGGAGCGACTCGCTCTCCTGCGGTCCCGACGCGGCGAGAACTCCGGCAAGCTGAGCGCCTGA
- the lnt gene encoding apolipoprotein N-acyltransferase, whose protein sequence is MPGRPVLPLWLALPVAVAGGAVLDLAYPDIGIWPLAFVGAAMTLLTLIGRSAWGAVAVGAVFAASFYLLHIAWITRYLGPVPWFALAGVETVLSAVGAIAITLAYRWLPRVAPARWARVTLLPALVAAVWTAREQFMGSWPYTGFPWARLGMSQADGPLAELASWLGVSGLSFVMAFVVAAAIEAVRMRFWRRPRLAAPAVAAAALLILIPQFPTTDAGTMRVGAVQGNGPSGYFDERNSYDVYRAQLAATQPLVGEDIDVLLWPEGGVDSDPLNDESMAKALDELSKKVDAPLIINAATERGSKVYNSSMLWQAGAENPIATHDKTHPVPMGEYVPDRWFFEALAPDLVGLIQREYTPGTNPPFFDVNGVGVGLAICFDVIYDDVIWQGARDGAEVYMFQTNNADFRGTDENVQQLGFARMRAIETGRAVVNISTVGTSQVIGPDGSVIDGLAADTAGALLVDVPLRTGLTPAVVIGPAMQWVLGWSALPVLVLLGVFVRRRTKAAPSAKDDAAEV, encoded by the coding sequence TCTGGCTCGCGCTTCCCGTGGCGGTCGCCGGTGGCGCGGTGCTGGATCTCGCGTATCCCGACATCGGCATCTGGCCCCTCGCCTTCGTCGGCGCCGCCATGACCCTCCTCACCCTCATCGGTCGGTCTGCCTGGGGCGCCGTGGCCGTCGGCGCCGTCTTCGCCGCTTCGTTCTACCTCCTGCACATCGCGTGGATCACGCGCTATCTCGGCCCCGTGCCGTGGTTCGCCCTCGCAGGCGTCGAGACCGTCCTCAGCGCCGTGGGTGCGATCGCCATCACGCTCGCCTATCGGTGGCTGCCTCGGGTGGCGCCGGCGCGCTGGGCGCGCGTGACGCTCCTTCCCGCACTGGTCGCAGCCGTGTGGACGGCGAGGGAGCAGTTCATGGGCTCCTGGCCGTACACGGGCTTCCCGTGGGCCCGACTGGGCATGAGCCAGGCCGATGGACCGCTCGCCGAGCTCGCGTCGTGGCTCGGCGTCAGCGGACTCTCTTTCGTCATGGCTTTCGTCGTGGCCGCCGCCATCGAGGCGGTCCGGATGCGGTTCTGGCGGCGGCCGCGGCTCGCCGCCCCCGCCGTGGCCGCCGCAGCCCTCCTCATCCTCATTCCGCAGTTCCCGACGACGGATGCCGGCACGATGCGCGTCGGGGCGGTGCAGGGAAACGGGCCTTCGGGCTATTTCGACGAGCGGAACTCATACGACGTCTACCGTGCGCAGCTCGCGGCGACCCAGCCGCTCGTCGGCGAGGACATCGACGTCCTGTTGTGGCCGGAGGGCGGTGTCGATTCGGACCCGCTGAATGACGAGTCGATGGCGAAGGCCCTGGATGAGCTCTCGAAGAAGGTCGACGCTCCGCTGATCATCAACGCCGCCACCGAGCGCGGCAGCAAGGTCTACAACTCGTCGATGCTCTGGCAGGCGGGCGCGGAGAACCCGATCGCCACTCACGACAAGACGCACCCGGTCCCGATGGGAGAGTACGTCCCGGACCGCTGGTTCTTCGAGGCGCTCGCTCCAGACCTGGTCGGTCTGATCCAGCGGGAGTACACGCCGGGCACCAACCCGCCGTTCTTCGACGTGAACGGCGTCGGCGTCGGGTTGGCGATCTGCTTCGATGTCATCTACGACGACGTCATCTGGCAGGGCGCTCGCGATGGGGCCGAAGTGTACATGTTCCAGACGAACAACGCTGATTTCCGCGGAACCGACGAGAACGTCCAGCAGCTCGGGTTCGCTCGCATGCGGGCGATCGAGACGGGCCGCGCCGTCGTCAACATCTCGACGGTGGGGACGAGTCAGGTCATCGGCCCCGACGGCTCCGTCATCGACGGCCTGGCCGCGGACACCGCCGGGGCGCTCCTGGTGGACGTCCCGCTGCGCACCGGCCTGACGCCCGCGGTCGTCATCGGTCCTGCGATGCAGTGGGTCCTCGGCTGGTCCGCCCTGCCCGTCCTGGTGCTGCTCGGAGTCTTCGTCCGCAGGCGCACGAAAGCGGCGCCGTCCGCGAAGGACGACGCCGCTGAAGTGTGA